A window from Nocardioides mesophilus encodes these proteins:
- a CDS encoding NADH-quinone oxidoreductase subunit G, translated as MSITSNKGAQPGQVAKADLVTLTIDGIEVSVAKGTLVIRAAEQVGVSIPRFCDHPLLAPVGACRQCLVEVALPGPDGEPRTMMGPPGRVKPQASCTLVASDGMVVNTQLSSPIADKAQQGVMEQLLINHPLDCPVCDKGGECPLQNQAMSNGRGESRYEGVKRTYPKPIHISAQVLLDRERCVLCARCTRFSEQIAGDPFIALIERGALQQVGIYEKEPFESYFSGNTIQICPVGALTSAAYRFRARPFDLISTPSVAEHDACGSAIRVDHRRGKVVRRLAGDDPEVNEEWITDKDRFAFGYARAEDRLTHPLVRDPETGAHRAASWPEAFAIAARGLQAAADEGGVGVLTGGRLTLEDAYAYAKFARTALGTNDVDFRARPGSAEETDFLASTVAGSGIDVTFSDLERVGTVVLVGLEPEDEAGTLFLRLRKASRQGLRVYSVAPFATRGLRKMDGTLLRTAPGQETAVIEALAHDGEVALDGGGVILVGERLATVPGALSAVVALAGTTGARLAWVPRRAGDRGAVEAGCLPTVLPGGRPVADAAARVDVGTVWGTSMPHAPGRHAEAIVAAAAAGELAGLVVAGVDPDDTADPRLTRAALDTARFVVSLELRATDVTRAADVVFPVAPVVEKAGSFVNWEGRVRPFEKVLEESHALPDLRVLAGIADELGRPLGFKTVEAARAELADIGPWDGARVPAPTGPTAEPTTGSSADEGSYTLATWKQMVDDGSLQDGDENYKATGRAAVLLVSPSTLAGLGVAAGANVTVHGPHGTVTLPVAVADLPDDVVWAPANNDGVNLTRDLGLRAGSAVRVAGGALSPSQGGAA; from the coding sequence ATGAGCATCACCAGCAACAAGGGCGCCCAGCCCGGCCAGGTCGCGAAGGCCGACCTGGTCACCCTCACCATCGACGGCATCGAGGTCAGCGTCGCCAAGGGGACCCTGGTCATCCGCGCCGCCGAGCAGGTGGGCGTCTCCATCCCCCGGTTCTGCGACCACCCGCTGCTCGCGCCGGTCGGCGCCTGCCGCCAGTGCCTCGTCGAGGTCGCGCTGCCCGGTCCCGACGGGGAGCCGCGCACGATGATGGGGCCGCCCGGCCGCGTGAAGCCGCAGGCCTCGTGCACGCTCGTCGCCTCCGACGGCATGGTCGTCAACACCCAGCTGTCCTCGCCCATCGCCGACAAGGCGCAGCAGGGCGTCATGGAGCAGCTGCTGATCAACCACCCGCTCGACTGCCCGGTGTGCGACAAGGGCGGCGAGTGCCCGCTGCAGAACCAGGCGATGAGCAACGGCCGCGGCGAGTCCCGCTACGAAGGCGTGAAGCGCACCTACCCCAAGCCGATCCACATCTCGGCGCAGGTGCTGCTCGACCGTGAGCGCTGCGTGCTGTGCGCGCGCTGCACCCGGTTCTCCGAGCAGATCGCCGGCGATCCCTTCATCGCGCTCATCGAGCGCGGTGCCCTCCAGCAGGTGGGCATCTACGAGAAGGAGCCGTTCGAGTCCTACTTCTCCGGCAACACGATCCAGATCTGTCCGGTCGGGGCGCTCACCTCGGCGGCCTACCGCTTCCGCGCCCGGCCCTTCGACCTGATCTCGACCCCGTCCGTGGCCGAGCACGACGCCTGCGGCTCGGCGATCCGCGTCGACCACCGTCGCGGCAAGGTCGTCCGGCGGCTCGCCGGTGACGACCCCGAGGTCAACGAGGAGTGGATCACCGACAAGGACCGCTTCGCGTTCGGCTACGCCCGCGCCGAGGACCGGCTGACCCACCCGCTGGTGCGCGACCCGGAGACCGGCGCTCACCGCGCCGCGTCGTGGCCCGAAGCGTTCGCCATCGCCGCCCGTGGCCTGCAGGCCGCCGCGGACGAGGGGGGTGTCGGCGTGCTCACCGGCGGCCGGCTCACCCTCGAGGACGCCTACGCCTACGCCAAGTTCGCCCGCACGGCGCTCGGCACCAACGACGTCGACTTCCGGGCCCGCCCGGGCTCGGCCGAGGAGACCGACTTCCTCGCCTCGACGGTGGCCGGCTCCGGCATCGACGTGACCTTCTCCGACCTCGAGCGGGTCGGCACGGTCGTGCTGGTCGGCCTCGAGCCCGAGGACGAGGCCGGGACGCTCTTCCTGCGGCTGCGCAAGGCGTCCCGCCAGGGGCTGAGGGTCTACAGCGTCGCGCCGTTCGCCACCCGCGGGCTGCGCAAGATGGACGGCACGCTGCTGCGCACCGCGCCCGGTCAGGAGACCGCCGTGATCGAGGCGCTGGCCCACGACGGCGAGGTCGCTCTCGACGGCGGCGGGGTCATCCTGGTCGGCGAGCGGCTCGCCACCGTCCCCGGCGCGCTCTCGGCGGTGGTCGCGCTGGCCGGCACGACCGGCGCCCGGCTCGCCTGGGTGCCGCGCCGCGCCGGGGACCGCGGTGCGGTGGAGGCCGGCTGCCTGCCCACCGTGCTACCGGGCGGTCGCCCGGTGGCCGACGCCGCCGCCCGCGTCGACGTGGGCACCGTCTGGGGCACGAGCATGCCGCACGCCCCCGGCCGGCATGCGGAGGCGATCGTGGCCGCTGCCGCCGCCGGCGAGCTCGCCGGGCTGGTCGTGGCCGGCGTGGACCCCGACGACACCGCGGACCCGCGCCTGACCCGGGCGGCGCTCGACACGGCCCGCTTCGTGGTCTCGCTGGAGCTGCGGGCGACCGACGTCACCCGGGCCGCCGACGTGGTCTTCCCCGTCGCACCGGTGGTCGAGAAGGCCGGCTCGTTCGTCAACTGGGAGGGACGTGTCCGGCCCTTCGAGAAGGTTCTCGAGGAGTCGCACGCCCTGCCCGACCTGCGCGTGCTCGCCGGCATCGCCGACGAGCTCGGTCGCCCGCTCGGTTTCAAGACCGTCGAGGCGGCCCGCGCCGAGCTCGCCGACATCGGGCCCTGGGACGGGGCACGGGTGCCGGCGCCGACCGGTCCCACCGCCGAACCGACCACGGGTTCCTCCGCCGACGAGGGGTCCTACACGCTTGCGACCTGGAAGCAGATGGTCGACGACGGGTCGCTGCAGGACGGTGACGAGAACTACAAGGCGACGGGTCGGGCAGCCGTGCTGCTGGTCTCGCCGTCGACGTTGGCCGGCCTCGGAGTCGCCGCCGGGGCCAACGTCACGGTGCACGGCCCGCACGGCACGGTGACGCTGCCGGTGGCGGTCGCGGACCTTCCCGACGACGTCGTCTGGGCGCCGGCCAACAACGACGGCGTCAACCTCACCCGGGACCTCGGGCTGCGTGCCGGGTCCGCCGTACGAGTCGCCGGCGGTGCCCTGAGCCCGTCGCAGGGAGGTGCGGCATGA
- the nuoH gene encoding NADH-quinone oxidoreductase subunit NuoH, with product MAGIASPALAEADLSAFGQDPWWLVIIKAVLIFLVLVLLTLFNIWFERRVVARMQHRIGPNVNGPFGLLQSLADGVKLALKEDIIPKAADKVVFLLAPVLSVVPAFLAFAVIPFGPVVDVPFSDRTTPLQLTDMPVGVLFILAVASIGIYGIVLGGWSSGSTYSLLGGLRSSAQMISYEVAMGLSLVAVFLYAGSMSTSQIVDAQQRLWFGLILIPSFVIYVISMVGETNRAPFDLPEAEGELVGGFHTEYSSLKFALFFLAEYVNMVTVSALATTLFLGGWRAPWPLSAINDGMLNEGYWPFLWFIGKVMIFIFFFIWLRGTLPRLRYDQFMKFGWTRLIPISLVWIVAVATIRAINLDNGFDRRYLLAAIGVVAVLFLVLFFVGGTEEGEEPAEREPEPFDAFAGGYPVPPMPGQIPNAPVTVGGSSTTSQQAEEHS from the coding sequence ATGGCCGGCATCGCGAGCCCCGCGCTCGCCGAGGCCGACCTGTCCGCGTTCGGTCAGGACCCCTGGTGGCTGGTGATCATCAAGGCGGTGCTGATCTTCCTGGTGCTGGTGCTGCTCACGCTGTTCAACATCTGGTTCGAGCGCCGCGTGGTGGCCCGGATGCAGCACCGCATCGGACCCAACGTGAACGGCCCCTTCGGCCTGCTGCAGTCGCTGGCGGACGGGGTGAAGCTGGCCCTCAAGGAGGACATCATCCCCAAGGCCGCCGACAAGGTGGTCTTCCTGCTGGCGCCCGTGCTCTCGGTGGTGCCGGCGTTCCTGGCCTTCGCGGTGATCCCGTTCGGACCGGTCGTCGACGTGCCGTTCAGCGACCGCACGACCCCGCTGCAGCTCACCGACATGCCGGTGGGCGTGCTGTTCATCCTGGCGGTCGCCTCGATCGGCATCTACGGCATCGTGCTCGGCGGCTGGTCCAGCGGGTCGACGTACTCCCTGCTCGGCGGGCTCCGCAGCTCCGCCCAGATGATCTCCTACGAGGTCGCGATGGGCCTCTCGCTGGTCGCGGTCTTCCTCTACGCCGGCTCGATGTCGACCTCGCAGATCGTCGACGCGCAGCAGCGGCTGTGGTTCGGGCTGATCCTGATCCCCTCGTTCGTGATCTACGTGATCTCGATGGTGGGCGAGACCAACCGAGCGCCCTTCGACCTCCCCGAGGCCGAGGGCGAGCTGGTCGGCGGGTTCCACACCGAGTACTCCTCGCTGAAGTTCGCGCTGTTCTTCCTCGCCGAGTACGTCAACATGGTGACCGTCTCGGCGCTCGCCACCACGCTGTTCCTCGGCGGCTGGCGCGCCCCCTGGCCGCTGTCCGCGATCAACGACGGGATGCTCAACGAGGGCTACTGGCCGTTCCTGTGGTTCATCGGGAAGGTCATGATCTTCATCTTCTTCTTCATCTGGCTGCGAGGGACGCTGCCGCGGCTGCGCTACGACCAGTTCATGAAGTTCGGCTGGACCAGGCTGATCCCGATCTCCCTGGTGTGGATCGTCGCGGTCGCCACGATCCGTGCGATCAACCTCGACAACGGCTTCGACCGGCGCTATCTCCTGGCCGCCATCGGCGTGGTCGCGGTGCTCTTCCTGGTGCTGTTCTTCGTCGGCGGCACCGAGGAGGGGGAGGAGCCCGCGGAGCGTGAGCCAGAGCCCTTCGACGCGTTCGCCGGCGGCTACCCGGTCCCGCCCATGCCCGGCCAGATCCCCAACGCCCCGGTCACCGTGGGCGGCTCGTCGACTACCTCGCAGCAGGCGGAGGAGCACAGCTGA
- the nuoI gene encoding NADH-quinone oxidoreductase subunit NuoI, with protein MPTLKEQFWDPIAGFGVTFRTMFKKVVTEQYPFEKKPTAPRFHGRHQLNRWPDGLEKCIGCELCAWACPADAIYVEGASNTEDARFSPGERYGAVYQINYLRCILCGLCIEACPTRALTMTNEYELADNNRADLIYEKQDLLAPLLPGMETPPHAMLLGDDEGDYYRGAYNVQSSARAADQDKHSHDRSGSEA; from the coding sequence ATGCCAACGCTCAAGGAACAGTTCTGGGACCCCATCGCGGGGTTCGGGGTCACCTTCCGGACCATGTTCAAGAAGGTGGTCACCGAGCAGTACCCCTTCGAGAAGAAGCCGACCGCGCCGCGGTTCCACGGCCGTCACCAGCTCAACCGCTGGCCCGACGGCCTCGAGAAGTGCATCGGCTGCGAGCTGTGCGCCTGGGCCTGCCCGGCCGACGCGATCTACGTCGAGGGTGCCTCGAACACCGAGGACGCGCGGTTCTCCCCCGGGGAGCGCTACGGCGCCGTCTACCAGATCAACTACCTGCGCTGCATCCTGTGCGGCCTGTGCATCGAGGCCTGCCCGACGAGGGCGCTGACGATGACCAACGAGTACGAGCTCGCCGACAACAACCGGGCCGACCTCATCTACGAGAAGCAGGACCTGCTGGCCCCGCTGCTGCCCGGCATGGAGACGCCGCCGCACGCGATGCTGCTCGGTGACGACGAGGGCGACTACTACCGCGGCGCCTACAACGTCCAGTCCTCGGCACGGGCCGCCGACCAGGACAAGCACTCGCACGACCGGTCCGGAAGCGAGGCCTGA
- a CDS encoding NADH-quinone oxidoreductase subunit J — protein sequence MTFWLLAPVMVAAALGILFVRKAVHAALLLAVVMIGLAVLYAVQNAPFLFAVQIIVYTGAILMLFLFVLMLVGVDASDSVVETIKGQRLMATVAGLLLGVVLVVGLSQVTLGTVVGLGGTNSDGNIEGLADLLFSDFVFAFEATSALLITAAIGAMVLAHRERLTPKVTQSQLAAQRMRDYADHGKHLGPLPSPGVFARHNAVDTPALLPDGTPAPSSVSRLLTARGTVRSAPALADDIDELTRRMRGDDGVVRPGRVGESPASAEQTDLDDDHDHDAGKDHR from the coding sequence GTGACCTTCTGGCTCCTGGCGCCGGTGATGGTGGCGGCCGCGCTCGGCATCCTCTTCGTGCGCAAGGCGGTGCACGCGGCCCTGCTGCTCGCGGTCGTGATGATCGGGCTCGCGGTGCTCTACGCCGTGCAGAACGCCCCGTTCCTGTTCGCGGTGCAGATCATCGTCTACACCGGCGCGATCCTGATGCTGTTCCTCTTCGTGCTCATGCTCGTCGGCGTGGACGCCTCCGACTCGGTGGTGGAGACGATCAAAGGACAGCGGCTGATGGCCACGGTCGCCGGGCTGCTGCTCGGCGTCGTGCTCGTGGTCGGACTGTCCCAGGTCACCCTGGGCACCGTCGTCGGCCTCGGTGGCACCAACTCCGACGGCAACATCGAGGGCCTCGCCGACCTGCTGTTCTCCGACTTCGTGTTCGCGTTCGAGGCCACCAGCGCGCTGCTGATCACCGCAGCGATCGGCGCGATGGTGCTCGCCCACCGCGAGCGACTGACCCCCAAGGTCACCCAGTCGCAGCTGGCCGCCCAGCGGATGCGGGACTACGCCGACCACGGCAAGCACCTCGGCCCGCTGCCCTCGCCTGGCGTGTTCGCCCGGCACAACGCCGTCGACACCCCGGCGCTGCTGCCCGACGGCACCCCGGCGCCGTCCTCGGTGTCCCGGCTGCTGACCGCGCGCGGTACGGTCCGGTCCGCACCCGCGCTCGCCGACGACATCGACGAGCTCACCCGCAGGATGCGCGGTGACGACGGCGTGGTGCGTCCGGGCCGGGTCGGCGAGTCGCCGGCCAGCGCCGAGCAGACCGACCTCGACGACGACCACGACCACGACGCAGGGAAGGACCACCGATGA
- the nuoK gene encoding NADH-quinone oxidoreductase subunit NuoK — translation MSATPFLALSAILFTIGCIGVLTRRNAIVIFMCVELMLNASNLALVTFSRVHGNLDGQVAAFFVMVVAAAEVVVGLAIIMTIFRTRRSASVDDASLLKY, via the coding sequence ATGAGCGCGACGCCGTTCCTGGCGCTCTCCGCGATCCTGTTCACCATCGGCTGCATCGGGGTGCTCACCCGCCGCAACGCGATCGTGATCTTCATGTGCGTCGAGCTGATGCTCAACGCCAGCAACCTCGCGCTGGTCACCTTCTCGCGTGTGCACGGCAACCTCGACGGCCAGGTGGCGGCCTTCTTCGTCATGGTCGTCGCGGCTGCCGAGGTGGTCGTCGGGCTGGCGATCATCATGACCATCTTCCGGACTCGCCGGTCGGCCTCGGTCGACGACGCGAGCCTGCTCAAGTACTGA
- the nuoL gene encoding NADH-quinone oxidoreductase subunit L has translation MHSPVIAPSAADGVFSLLWVIIALPALGAAVILLLGNGRTKGWAHLLGTATVLGSFVLSLLAFFALLGRDESERSIGQFLYTWVDAGSFRADASLLYDPLSALFLLLITGVGSLIHIYSIGYMEHDERRARFFGYLNLFVASMLVLVLADNYLGVFLGWEGVGLASYLLIGFWQHKPSAAVAAKKAFVVNRVGDIGMALGTMLAFATFGTTAFAGISQVSDQAGQGTLTALGLLFLLAACGKSAQVPLQSWLLDAMEGPTPVSALIHAATMVTAGVYLVVRSNFIFDHTEVAQTAVMVVGAVTLLWGAVIGCAKDDIKKVLAGSTMSQIGYMMLAAGLGVAGYAFAIFHLLTHGFFKANMFLGAGSVMHGMDDDVDMRRYGALQKAMPVTFLTFAMGYLAIIGFPGFAGFWSKDKIIETAFADNLVAGLVALVGAGVTAFYMTRLMLMTFFGKKRWEKGVHPHESPRVMTGPLVVLAALSVLGGLLLLGDWIVEWLAPVVGTAPEHELAIAPLALTLIVVATVAAGVAVAWLTVGRNDVPRTAPANVSVLTRAARADLYGDTLNEGLFMRPGDRFVDGLVAFDDRGIDGVVGGTAGSFGGMSSRFRRIQTGFVRSYALSLLAGAVLVLLTLLAVNLA, from the coding sequence ATGCACAGCCCGGTGATCGCGCCGTCCGCGGCAGACGGGGTGTTCTCCCTGCTCTGGGTGATCATCGCGCTGCCGGCGCTCGGCGCCGCGGTCATCCTGCTGCTCGGCAACGGCCGCACCAAGGGCTGGGCGCACCTGCTCGGCACCGCCACCGTGCTCGGCTCGTTCGTCCTCAGCCTGCTGGCGTTCTTCGCGCTGCTCGGACGAGACGAGTCCGAGCGGAGCATCGGTCAGTTCCTCTACACCTGGGTGGACGCCGGCAGCTTCCGTGCCGACGCCTCCCTGCTCTACGACCCGCTGTCGGCGCTGTTCCTGCTGCTGATCACCGGCGTCGGCTCCCTGATCCACATCTACTCGATCGGCTACATGGAGCACGACGAGCGGCGCGCCCGCTTCTTCGGCTACCTGAACCTGTTCGTGGCCTCGATGCTGGTGCTGGTGCTCGCCGACAACTACCTCGGCGTCTTCCTCGGCTGGGAGGGCGTCGGCCTCGCGTCGTACCTCCTCATCGGCTTCTGGCAGCACAAGCCCTCCGCGGCGGTCGCGGCCAAGAAGGCCTTCGTCGTCAACCGGGTCGGCGACATCGGGATGGCGCTGGGCACGATGCTCGCCTTCGCCACGTTCGGGACGACCGCGTTCGCGGGCATCTCCCAGGTCAGCGACCAGGCCGGCCAGGGCACGCTCACCGCTCTCGGCCTGCTGTTCCTGCTCGCCGCCTGCGGCAAGTCCGCCCAGGTCCCGCTGCAGTCCTGGCTGCTCGACGCGATGGAGGGCCCGACCCCGGTCTCGGCGCTGATCCACGCCGCGACGATGGTGACCGCCGGCGTCTACCTCGTGGTCCGCTCCAACTTCATCTTCGACCACACCGAGGTCGCGCAGACCGCGGTGATGGTGGTCGGCGCGGTGACGCTCCTGTGGGGTGCTGTCATCGGTTGCGCCAAGGACGACATCAAGAAGGTGCTCGCCGGCTCCACGATGAGCCAGATCGGCTACATGATGCTGGCCGCCGGCCTCGGTGTGGCCGGCTACGCGTTCGCGATCTTCCACCTGCTGACCCACGGCTTCTTCAAGGCCAACATGTTCCTCGGCGCCGGCTCGGTCATGCACGGCATGGACGACGACGTCGACATGCGCCGCTACGGCGCGCTCCAGAAGGCCATGCCGGTCACGTTCCTCACCTTCGCGATGGGCTACCTCGCGATCATCGGCTTCCCCGGGTTCGCCGGCTTCTGGTCCAAGGACAAGATCATCGAGACCGCGTTCGCCGACAACCTCGTCGCCGGGCTGGTGGCCCTGGTGGGTGCCGGGGTGACCGCGTTCTACATGACCCGCCTGATGCTGATGACCTTCTTCGGCAAGAAGCGCTGGGAGAAGGGCGTGCACCCGCACGAGTCGCCCCGCGTGATGACCGGCCCGCTCGTGGTGCTCGCCGCGCTCTCGGTGCTCGGCGGACTGCTGCTGCTCGGCGACTGGATCGTGGAGTGGCTCGCGCCGGTGGTCGGCACCGCCCCCGAGCACGAGCTGGCGATCGCGCCGCTCGCGCTGACGCTGATCGTGGTCGCCACGGTGGCCGCCGGTGTGGCCGTCGCCTGGCTGACGGTCGGGCGCAACGACGTACCCCGGACCGCGCCGGCCAACGTGTCGGTGCTGACCCGCGCCGCCCGCGCCGACCTCTACGGCGACACCCTCAACGAGGGGCTGTTCATGCGGCCCGGTGACCGCTTCGTCGACGGCCTCGTCGCCTTCGACGACCGCGGCATCGACGGCGTCGTGGGTGGCACGGCCGGCTCCTTCGGCGGCATGTCCAGCCGGTTCCGCCGGATCCAGACCGGCTTCGTGCGCTCCTACGCGCTGTCCCTGCTCGCCGGGGCCGTGCTCGTGCTGCTCACCCTGCTGGCGGTGAACCTCGCATGA
- a CDS encoding NADH-quinone oxidoreductase subunit M, producing the protein MSFPWMTAALLLPIVGSVVVAMLPTRPGSALAKQVALGFSVLTLVLAAAIGLGFEVGGDRYQFVEQHDWITAFGAHYALGVDGIGLTLVLLTAVLTPVVILASWHDADDVSGARWSVNSFFAWMLALEGLAIGVFAAMDVFLFYVLFEATLIPIYFLIGGFGGPRRAYAAVKFLIFSLLGGLVMLASVVGLYVVSADSAGGPTYLLTELAPITANIDTNLGRWLFLGFFVAFAIKAPMFPVHTWLPTAAAEATPGTSVLLVSILDKIGTFGMIRFCLGLFPEASQWATPVVLVLAVISVLYGALAAIGQRSIPRLIAFTSVSHFGFIVLGIFVLNSAGQVGSTLYMFNHGLSTAALFLVTGFLISRRGSQSIGDFGGVQGVAPVLAGLFLVAGLSSLSLPGLSPFISEFLVLVGAFTHNYWYAAAAVLGIVLAALYILLMYQRTMTGPVHPAVAGMRDLSRREVGALAPLVLLIVLLGFFPKPLTSIINPAVQDTLQQVGVSDPKPDVPAPATASQAEEESAQ; encoded by the coding sequence GTGAGCTTTCCCTGGATGACCGCGGCGTTGCTGCTGCCGATCGTCGGGTCGGTGGTGGTGGCGATGCTGCCCACCCGCCCGGGCAGCGCGCTCGCCAAGCAGGTCGCGCTCGGCTTCTCGGTGCTGACGCTGGTGCTGGCGGCCGCGATCGGGCTCGGCTTCGAGGTCGGCGGCGACCGCTACCAGTTCGTGGAGCAGCACGACTGGATCACCGCGTTCGGCGCCCACTACGCGCTTGGGGTGGACGGCATCGGCCTCACGCTGGTGCTGCTGACCGCGGTGCTCACCCCGGTCGTGATCCTGGCCTCCTGGCACGACGCCGACGACGTGAGCGGAGCCCGCTGGAGCGTCAACTCGTTCTTCGCCTGGATGCTGGCGCTCGAGGGCCTGGCCATCGGTGTCTTCGCCGCCATGGACGTGTTCTTGTTCTACGTGCTGTTCGAGGCGACCCTGATCCCGATCTACTTCCTGATCGGTGGCTTCGGCGGACCACGCCGGGCCTACGCCGCGGTCAAGTTCCTGATCTTCTCCCTCCTCGGCGGCCTGGTCATGCTGGCCTCCGTGGTCGGTCTGTACGTCGTCTCGGCCGACTCCGCCGGCGGCCCGACGTACCTCCTCACCGAGCTGGCCCCGATCACCGCGAACATCGACACCAACCTCGGTCGCTGGCTGTTCCTGGGCTTCTTCGTGGCCTTCGCGATCAAGGCGCCGATGTTCCCGGTGCACACCTGGCTGCCGACCGCGGCGGCCGAGGCCACTCCCGGCACCTCGGTGCTGCTGGTCAGCATCCTGGACAAGATCGGCACCTTCGGGATGATCCGGTTCTGCCTGGGCCTGTTCCCGGAGGCGTCGCAGTGGGCCACCCCGGTGGTGCTGGTGCTCGCGGTGATCAGCGTGCTCTACGGTGCGCTCGCCGCGATCGGTCAGCGGTCGATCCCGCGCCTGATCGCCTTCACCTCGGTGTCGCACTTCGGCTTCATCGTGCTCGGCATCTTCGTGCTGAACAGTGCCGGCCAGGTGGGCTCGACGCTCTACATGTTCAACCACGGCCTCTCGACGGCCGCGCTGTTCCTGGTCACCGGCTTCCTCATCTCGCGGCGCGGCTCCCAGTCGATCGGCGACTTCGGCGGCGTGCAGGGCGTGGCCCCGGTGCTGGCCGGGCTGTTCCTGGTCGCCGGGCTCTCCTCGCTGTCGCTGCCGGGCCTGTCGCCGTTCATCTCCGAGTTCCTGGTGCTGGTCGGCGCGTTCACCCACAACTACTGGTACGCCGCCGCGGCCGTGCTGGGCATCGTGCTGGCCGCTCTGTACATCCTGCTGATGTACCAGCGGACCATGACCGGCCCGGTGCACCCCGCGGTCGCCGGGATGCGCGACCTGTCCCGCCGCGAGGTGGGCGCGCTGGCGCCGCTGGTGCTGCTGATCGTGCTGCTGGGCTTCTTCCCGAAGCCGCTCACCTCGATCATCAACCCGGCGGTCCAGGACACGCTCCAGCAGGTCGGCGTGAGCGACCCGAAGCCAGACGTTCCTGCGCCGGCCACCGCCTCGCAGGCTGAAGAGGAGTCCGCACAGTGA